One window of the Caminibacter pacificus genome contains the following:
- the tmk gene encoding dTMP kinase, protein MYIALEGIDTAGKSTQIELLKKEFENAVFIKEPGFTKFGEKIREIIFHDEITKKAELFLFLADRAETVEKVIKPNYNKLIISDRSVISGIAYAMEFFDFDLLVNLNRFATDGIFPNFVFILTLDEETLKSRLSQKEHDNIEKRGIKYLLNIQQNMIDTCNRLEIPYQLIPANSTIEAINFRIKKVISEFV, encoded by the coding sequence ATGTATATAGCATTAGAAGGTATCGATACGGCGGGTAAATCTACACAAATAGAACTGTTAAAAAAAGAATTCGAAAACGCTGTTTTTATAAAAGAGCCGGGGTTTACCAAATTCGGAGAAAAAATTAGAGAAATAATATTTCATGACGAAATTACTAAAAAAGCCGAGCTTTTTTTGTTTCTTGCAGATAGAGCAGAAACCGTAGAAAAAGTTATAAAGCCGAATTACAACAAATTAATAATAAGCGATAGAAGCGTTATAAGCGGAATAGCTTACGCTATGGAATTTTTCGATTTCGATTTGCTTGTGAATCTAAACAGATTCGCAACGGATGGAATTTTTCCGAATTTCGTATTTATTTTGACACTTGACGAAGAGACTCTAAAATCAAGACTTTCGCAAAAAGAACATGACAATATAGAAAAAAGAGGCATAAAATACCTTCTAAACATCCAACAAAATATGATAGATACTTGCAACAGACTCGAAATCCCTTATCAGCTCATACCAGCAAATTCAACTATCGAAGCTATTAATTTCAGAATAAAAAAGGTGATAAGTGAGTTTGTTTAG
- the coaD gene encoding pantetheine-phosphate adenylyltransferase, translating into MYTKAIYPGTFDPVTNGHVDIIKRACKIFDKIIVAVADNKDKNTMFSLEKRVEMMKKATKDFPKIEVKSFSSLLVDFAKKEEAKIIIRGLRAVSDFEYELQMGYANKSLDNEIDTIYLMPNLDNAFISSSVVRSILKYNGDVSHLVPKEILEDLKCI; encoded by the coding sequence GTGTATACAAAAGCCATATATCCTGGAACTTTCGACCCCGTGACAAACGGGCATGTGGATATTATCAAAAGAGCTTGTAAGATTTTTGATAAAATAATAGTAGCAGTCGCTGACAATAAAGACAAAAACACAATGTTTTCTCTTGAAAAAAGAGTGGAAATGATGAAAAAAGCTACAAAAGATTTTCCTAAAATAGAAGTGAAAAGTTTTTCTTCTTTGCTTGTGGATTTTGCAAAAAAAGAAGAAGCGAAGATTATCATAAGAGGTCTGAGGGCTGTGAGTGATTTTGAATACGAACTTCAAATGGGTTACGCAAACAAATCGCTTGATAACGAAATCGATACGATTTATTTAATGCCGAATCTCGATAACGCTTTTATATCTTCAAGCGTTGTGAGAAGTATTTTAAAATACAATGGCGACGTTTCTCATTTGGTACCGAAAGAAATATTAGAGGATTTGAAATGTATATAG
- a CDS encoding UbiX family flavin prenyltransferase — MKKILVCISGASGASLGLKLYSLIPPEYERFLVLSEHAKIVLEKEENIFLNDDIAAAPASGSFGIDVTFIVPCSMNTLAKIALGIADNLITRAAQVAIKEKKKLIIAPREMPFSEIYLEHMLKLSKLQNVIIAPPVIAYYNKPETIDDIEKFLIGKWFDLAGIDNKLFKRWK; from the coding sequence ATGAAAAAAATATTGGTTTGTATATCGGGCGCAAGCGGAGCAAGTTTGGGGCTGAAACTCTATAGCCTCATTCCTCCCGAATACGAAAGATTCTTAGTTTTAAGCGAACACGCTAAAATAGTACTCGAAAAAGAAGAAAATATTTTTCTAAACGACGACATCGCAGCAGCTCCTGCAAGCGGAAGTTTCGGTATCGACGTAACTTTTATAGTGCCTTGTAGTATGAATACTCTTGCAAAAATCGCTCTTGGAATTGCGGATAATCTTATTACAAGAGCGGCACAAGTTGCGATAAAAGAGAAAAAAAAGCTCATAATCGCGCCTCGTGAGATGCCTTTTAGCGAGATTTATTTGGAACATATGCTAAAATTATCAAAATTACAAAATGTTATAATTGCACCTCCGGTAATAGCCTATTACAACAAACCCGAAACAATAGACGATATAGAAAAATTCTTAATAGGCAAATGGTTTGATTTGGCGGGAATTGACAATAAACTTTTTAAAAGGTGGAAATAG
- a CDS encoding DUF805 domain-containing protein — protein sequence MLELLFSFKGRINRLKYFAVMLGLFLVSLAPDFVCKNNPDSSICMIFILLVIPMIWVNFAIIVKRFHDLNRSGWWALLMLVPVVNFIIGLFLLFKKGTEGTNDFGADPLANS from the coding sequence ATGTTAGAACTTCTATTTTCGTTTAAAGGTAGAATAAATAGGTTGAAATATTTTGCTGTTATGTTGGGGTTGTTTTTGGTGAGTTTAGCGCCTGACTTTGTTTGTAAAAATAATCCAGATAGCTCCATATGTATGATTTTTATTCTTTTGGTTATTCCTATGATATGGGTGAATTTTGCAATTATCGTAAAAAGATTTCACGATTTGAATAGAAGTGGTTGGTGGGCTCTTTTGATGTTGGTGCCTGTTGTGAATTTTATTATCGGGCTTTTTCTTTTATTCAAAAAAGGTACAGAAGGCACCAATGACTTCGGAGCCGACCCTTTAGCTAATAGTTAA
- the flgA gene encoding flagellar basal body P-ring formation chaperone FlgA produces MIFLIPLFLFASVKSEIINFYKKTYPNIIIEKITANPALPKHYKKIKFLLSPKQNSGSIIIDGKYYYITIKAEIPVFVATSIIRQNSPILPYVVKKIVKFRYFYSKPLEKISPNLIASKIISKNSVINESNTKIAPAVLRGERVSVLIKSKNITISSSAKALRDGNIGDIIPIEMNRKIFNAKVTDKGVVTLEN; encoded by the coding sequence ATAATATTTTTAATCCCTCTTTTTCTTTTTGCTTCTGTTAAAAGCGAAATAATTAACTTTTACAAAAAAACATATCCCAATATTATTATCGAAAAAATAACTGCAAACCCCGCACTTCCGAAACATTATAAAAAAATAAAATTCCTATTAAGCCCGAAACAAAATTCTGGCAGTATCATAATTGACGGCAAATATTATTACATCACTATAAAAGCTGAAATTCCGGTTTTCGTAGCAACTTCCATAATCAGACAAAACTCCCCTATTTTGCCTTATGTAGTAAAAAAAATCGTAAAATTCAGATATTTTTATTCAAAACCTCTTGAAAAAATTTCACCTAACCTCATTGCATCAAAAATAATTTCGAAAAATTCCGTTATCAACGAATCGAATACGAAAATAGCACCTGCCGTTTTAAGAGGAGAGAGAGTAAGCGTCTTGATAAAATCGAAAAACATTACCATATCTTCGAGTGCAAAAGCACTAAGAGACGGAAACATAGGAGATATTATACCTATTGAAATGAACAGAAAAATCTTCAATGCAAAAGTTACCGACAAAGGCGTCGTAACTTTAGAAAATTAA